The genomic interval tagtaaaattaataattaattatttgatcTCACTCACActtaaaaataaacaaataaataatcgAATACAAATGATAACACAAGAAAAACTTCACATTCTACAAAAAATCTAAACCATATTTATGTGTTTTACAAGTGTTTAAATGCATAACATGTTAAGATATATGTCAATCgaaaaattaaatcaataataatttgTTTGGATCCGAGTCATCTAGTGGCCTTGTTTTGCATTAAGTGCAAAAAACTCATAttttttgattattttctaagattatataaaagaaagtgaagaaaaagaaaaggcaaaAAGGGAAAGACAAAGGAATCGGAAGTCGGCGCCCCACGTCTACCTCACCCCCCGCCGACCAATCACCCACGTCCCTTTCCCTTCCTTCTGTCCTCCACCAATAATCACTCTTTTATAAAACCCCAACTCCCTCTCCCCCCCTTCTGTTTTCCTTCTTTCTTGAGTCCTTTGTTTTCGATTCACCTTCTTccgtatatatttttttaccaATCGGAAGAAGCCCAATCCCCCTATTTCCATCCTTTTATTTTCCCTCCGATCCTTTTCATTGGATTCTTCTTCGCTCTGTTTTGGAGATtcggttttttcttttccgaATTATGAAGGCCGCGGTTGTAGAAGCTGTCGCTGACAGAGCTGACGACGGTgacaaggagaagaagaagcggCGCCCACGCAATCGCAAATCCAAGCAAAGCCCGTCTTCCCCGTCAGGTTTGTAATCGATTTCCATTGTGCTCTAGTTTATACCATAGCTAAACTTGATCGAtttctttttggttttatgattaGTAGTGCTAGTAATATAACTAACATTGAGCAGTGACTTAAATTAGACATAATGTGATCGGTAAATCTAATTTTGTTGGGTGCCGTTTGGCTACTGTGAAATCGGAAGCTTAGTTCATGACTGTAACTAGTATCACTGGTTGTTTTAAGCTGAACAAGTCGAGCCGgatattgtttttttgttatttcctTGCTGACTTGGTGTTGTGGATGTTCTTTTATTGCTGTGATTCTTCTTGtctttatatatgttttggtGTTGGTTCTTGTGTTCTCTGTTAGAGAATCGGGATGGTTTGACTTGTGTATCTGTTTGTTGTGTTTATTGGTActgagatatatattttttctttttggtttccTGTTTCAATAGTATCATGTAGTTCAGTAAATGGAGACGCGTCACTTGATTGCTTAGGAAACGGAACAATGACAAATCACGTAACCGCATCCTTGAATCAACACCACTTAGGGACGAGTCCCCTGTGTGAGCAGGGATTACCCAAAGCATCTAACTTGGCTTTCAGTTCTTTGCCGACGATGCACATTGTTGAATCCCCTGGTGCACAAAGTCCTGGAAGTCGGCTATTGCTCCCATCTGATTTTGATGGAAGAATGTTTGCAAATTCTTGTCCTGAACCCGCTGCCTGTGGAGGGTCACCCGGAATCCTTACAAACAAGGGTTCCTCTCCCCAGCATCTCGAGGGTTATTTTCAGAAAAGATATATATCTCCGCCTCCGCACTGGTCCATGGAGGATGTCAGTGCCGCTCTAGAGGTATGTCTATGGAGTCTGAGATGTCTTTATGTGTTGTTTACTAATTTTGTACAAGCCTGTTGTGAAGAAGCTGATCTGCTCGactcatttgtttttttttttctgatttcaGAAAGGTGATGTTTTTAAAGCTCTGTTTCGCGTCAACGCACACAACAGAAATGAGGTTTGTGATGTGTTCCTTAAAGTTCATGTTTGGCCTTTGATTTCTCAAAGCTCCTCCATAACTTTACTGTGTTCTTTGCTGGTAGGCTTATTGCAAAATTGATGGAGTGCCTACAGATATTCTCATTGGTGGACTAATGGAGCAGAATAGAGCTGTAAGTCTGgattaaatttcaattttcagcACATACTTGTTATAGTTGCCGGTCTAATACAGTCGTCGTTATTGCTTGGATGAAACCTTTTCTGTGCATTTGCCTATACATTTAACAGACAATACACATGCGACCTTTAAGTTTATTCTTTTTCCACCATGCTTGTTCGCTGGGATGGGTTCCATAATAGTTATGTATCCTCCTTGTATTTGTAGGTTGAAGGTGATATCGTTGCGATTAAGATTGATCCGTTACCATTATGGACCAAGATGAAAGGATCTACTTCCGCTAGTAAGAGTTCGGCATCAGTTGAGGTTTCTAATAACAATCCAGAAGATGATGCTGTTGGCTCTAACTGCAAAGGTAAAGCCAAGGTTGATGAGAATTGTGAGTATGATGGTCGCAGAAGTTGTGTACTTCTTGAGAGTGAATTTTGTCCTGAGGGAAGCATGTATTTGCATGACTCTACTCATTCAGAGTCAGTTGGACAATCCAGCTGTGATCATGTTGCTGGAAAGTCCCAATTGGCTTCAGGTTCTTCTAATGAGCAGAATGTAATTCAAAGTCCAGTTCAGAGGATATGTTCCATCATCAGTTCATTCCCTTCAAAACGACCAACTGGAAGGGTAGTAGCTATCATTGAATGGTCTAAATGTCGAGACACGGTCATAGGTTATTTAAATGTTCAAAAGTGGATTTCTTATCGGCAATTTTGCAagaaagacatgaaaaagaacaaaagtTTGTCATATTCTGACCATGAGTATATCCAGATGACACCGACAGACCCAAGATTTCCAAAAATGGTGGTCCTTGTGCGAAAGCTGCCTGAGGCTATTAAGAAAAGATTGGAGAATGGTGATGAAACAATTGAAAAGGAGTTGTTTGCTGCACAAGTTGATGAATGGGCTGAAGGAAGTCTTGCTCCGCAAGCCTTAATATTACATGCTTTTGGACATGGAACTGAAGTACAGCCTCACATTGAAGCAATCTTATTCGAAAATGCGATTAATTCATCTGAATTTTCTCCTGAATCACTCTCTTGTCTTCCTCGTCTCCCATGGGAGTTTCCTCAGGAGGAACTTAAAATTAGAAAGGATCTTCGTAATCTGTGCATATTCACCATTGATCCTTCAACTGCCACTGATCTGGATGATGCTCTCTCAGTTGAGAATTTTTCCAACGGTATTTCCAGAGTTGGGGTTCACATTGCTGATGCGTCATATTTTGTGCTGCCTGACACACCCTTGGATGAAGAAGCTCAAGCTAGATCAACAAGTGTGTATATGACACAGCGCAAAATACCGATGTTACCCCCTATCCTTACAGAGAATATTGGTTCGCTTAATCCAGGAGTAGAGAGACTTACTTTTTCAGTATTCTTGGACATCAATAATGCTGGGGATGTAGTTGATCGATGGATGGGCCGCACCGTGATAAGATCGTGTTGCAAGCTTTCTTATGAGCACGCTCAGGATATCATTGATGGCAAATTGAACTCTGAAAGTTTTGACACTTTCAAAGACGGTTATCCTCAGGTAAATGGTCATTTTGGATGGTCAGATGTAATTAGATCTGTTAAGAGCCTATATGAAATCTCCAAGATCTTGAAGAAGAGGCGGTTTAATGATGGTGCTCTTCAGCTTGATAACTCCAAAGTTGTTATACTGTTTGATGAATGTGGAGATCCATATGACAGTTTGTTTTCTGAAAGGAAGGAATCAAATTCTCTTGTGGAGGAGTTTATGCTCTTAGCAAACATAACAGTGGCAGAAGTCATATCTAGAGCTTTCCCCGACAGTGCACTATTGCGAAGGCACCCAGAGCCTAATATGCGCAAGCTTAAAGAATTAGAAGCATTTTGTGCTAAGAATGGTTTACAGTTGGATACTTCCTCTTCTGGTCGTTTCCATCAGTCACTGGAGAGAATTAGGGAAAAGCTCAAGGATGATTCTGTTCTGTTTAATATTCTCATGAATTATGCCACTAAACCTATGCAGTTGGCTACTTACTTTTGTAGTGGAGAATTGAAACATAAAGAAAATGATTGGGGTCACTATGGATTGGCTGTTCCTCTTTATACTCATTTCACTTCCCCACTACGCCGGTATCCTGATATTGTAGTGCATCGCACACTAGCTGCCGCGATAGAGGCTGAGGAGTTATATTTGGAACAGCAGAGATTGTTGAATAATTTGAACAAGGGAGACAAATTTAAGATGAGGTGTTTCACTGGTGTTCATTTTGATAAGGATGCTGCTCAATCTTGGGAAAGTCAGAAAGCCTTATCAGCTGCAGCGATGAAGCATAGTC from Argentina anserina chromosome 2, drPotAnse1.1, whole genome shotgun sequence carries:
- the LOC126781990 gene encoding DIS3-like exonuclease 2, which codes for MKAAVVEAVADRADDGDKEKKKRRPRNRKSKQSPSSPSVSCSSVNGDASLDCLGNGTMTNHVTASLNQHHLGTSPLCEQGLPKASNLAFSSLPTMHIVESPGAQSPGSRLLLPSDFDGRMFANSCPEPAACGGSPGILTNKGSSPQHLEGYFQKRYISPPPHWSMEDVSAALEKGDVFKALFRVNAHNRNEAYCKIDGVPTDILIGGLMEQNRAVEGDIVAIKIDPLPLWTKMKGSTSASKSSASVEVSNNNPEDDAVGSNCKGKAKVDENCEYDGRRSCVLLESEFCPEGSMYLHDSTHSESVGQSSCDHVAGKSQLASGSSNEQNVIQSPVQRICSIISSFPSKRPTGRVVAIIEWSKCRDTVIGYLNVQKWISYRQFCKKDMKKNKSLSYSDHEYIQMTPTDPRFPKMVVLVRKLPEAIKKRLENGDETIEKELFAAQVDEWAEGSLAPQALILHAFGHGTEVQPHIEAILFENAINSSEFSPESLSCLPRLPWEFPQEELKIRKDLRNLCIFTIDPSTATDLDDALSVENFSNGISRVGVHIADASYFVLPDTPLDEEAQARSTSVYMTQRKIPMLPPILTENIGSLNPGVERLTFSVFLDINNAGDVVDRWMGRTVIRSCCKLSYEHAQDIIDGKLNSESFDTFKDGYPQVNGHFGWSDVIRSVKSLYEISKILKKRRFNDGALQLDNSKVVILFDECGDPYDSLFSERKESNSLVEEFMLLANITVAEVISRAFPDSALLRRHPEPNMRKLKELEAFCAKNGLQLDTSSSGRFHQSLERIREKLKDDSVLFNILMNYATKPMQLATYFCSGELKHKENDWGHYGLAVPLYTHFTSPLRRYPDIVVHRTLAAAIEAEELYLEQQRLLNNLNKGDKFKMRCFTGVHFDKDAAQSWESQKALSAAAMKHSLPSIELLAGVAAYCNDRKLASRHVKDSCDKLHMWSLLKKKEIFSEARVMGLGPRFMSIYIQRLGVERRISYDEVEGLMVEWLEATSTLVLSLRADRRSFKRGSPGKWRDLEDVALVVNPSDLEAEPRLVGKSSNEQSSNGCSLNSELAPMVFPLTMRILSTISVVLHAVGGDDGPVDIGARLYISSYI